TACATTAATATTGTGCTCATTGGGATTCTATCtctttacatatatttattcattcttATAGATAgctataaatattatttttcttgttttgcatCCCCGTGCAGCAGGAACTGTGCGGCACCTCCAGCTGTCGACAGTGCAAAGACCTCATTGATATGGTTTATGAACAGACACCTGACCACCGTGGCTGATGGGAGTGTGGAAGGCAATTAGTGGTTAATGACAAGATGGTATGAGGCTGACAGTTAGCACCACAGAAGGTCCAGAGAATCAATCCACTTCAGAACTTTAGGAGGAATTGGTCCAGAGGGAAATATCCACTCAAAAGGTCAAGAATAACCATCTACCCCAATAGGATGAACCACCAGAAGGCCATTAAGGACAGCACTTCGCAGAGGTTCCATCGGATAGATTCCCTGGAGATCCATTCACTCTAGAACTCCAGGAACGATCACGAAGTTCTGAAAGACTAGAAGAAGGAAGTTCTTCTCCAAAGGTTGGTTGCACTAACTTAAGAAGGTATTTATAACCTGATGTTCTAAGTCAGGCCTGAGAAGTATTGGTAGTTGCACCATTCAGCCTTAAGTCTTCTTGCAAATCTTGGCATGTTCTTCAAACCAGAAAATGAAATTGTTGAGAACTATACACTCTTTTAGCGGACTGATTTGAAACAAGATAAGCTACCTGACCTAGTACATTCATCAACACTGAGAAATCTCGAGCTCCCGGAGAAAACTTCaccagcacaacaaaaacatacaacCACTGCATAGCTGGTCTGACCCAAGCTCAAAACCAGGACCCTCTGAGGCACGGAGCCACTGTGCATTTGTTTCTATGAGCAATAAATTAATTTTACAACAAGCAAGCTATGCAGACTGTTACAGATACAACAACGAGGAGTTGACTCTCTTGATCTGTTTGAACTGACTGGAGAGCCTTAAAGTTTGAGTTGGTTCATGACCGAGCATTTAGTGGTGCTGCACTTTATCACACTTGTGCTTCATGAGCATCAACAATTACATGACCATATCCTTGTTTTACCCAGGAGGTCTTCTGCCTATGCCCGGTCAATAAAATGACTTATTTAGGTCCTAATGCCATGCTTCTCATGTTCTATCACGCTAGACTGCTTGGCGATCAGTGTGTCCTTGAGATAACTAATGATGTTTCAATTTTCTTATTtgtagtaattttttttaaaatttactttcatctaaattaaaaaagctgtttttagcTGCTCTCTTACCACAGGGGGTCACAACAGCTGTACAAGTTTGATGTGGTAGAGGTTTACAATGAAGGCCCTTCCTCAAGCAACTAGAATTAAACCAGTGACCTTTTATTTCCCAAGtaaatgtgttaaccactaAAACACCAAAAGTAAACAGTTAGCAAGAATGCTTGCTGTTACGCAACACCCATCTTCATGTGCATGTTCGAGTGAACGAGTTTGCTACCACCGGGCATAGTTAAGGCTGGCTGGTGCAGTCAACATAAAGTTCACTCTAGACTGGTCTCAAATACTGATCTTGCAGTTAGAACTGGGTTTAATAAAAGCAGCTGCTCCAACTGTCCCCCAATATTAGGCTGGACCAAACCCCTCAAAACCCTCATGAACTCGAGGAGGCCAGAATGAACTCTCCAATGACTAAACTCCAGAAGACCAAGAGGCCAATCGGGTTGAAGACCATCAAGGACCATCTACTCCACAAGTTCAGGAATGAATTGCTGCTCCAGATGTCTAAAAAGTAACGACTGAATCAAGAGGTTCAGGAAGGATGATCATTAATGATGCTCTTTAGGAAGCACTTCAGTGGAAAATACAAGTCAAACTCATGTCTAATGAAACAGAGCTGAGAGTGACGGACAGACAGTTCAGGACCCTGTAAAGTACCGGAGGTCTCCAGGAGAGACGTCCAAGTTTTCAGACATGGATTGTGGTCCAGACTTGTTTTGGGTTTACCGGCACAGACGTACACTAGCTCAACAGAGCCCAGAGTGTAAATTGGTTAGTTTCATGGTTTCCCTTAGACCTTTCAGGTTCTATGTGGTTTAAAACTTTCAAAACCAGCAGAGTCCTGATCCAAAGAGGTCCAAACCAGTTTACGGGTAGCTGGTCACTGCCGCCTGTTTCTGTGCGAGACGTCGCAGCTCCTCCCTGATGGCCTTTATAAGAGAGGCGGAGGTGTGGGCGGATGGTGATGCATCCTCAGGCGGATATTCTGGAGTAGGTGAGGTCAGGAGGAGAGGTGGAGCTGACGGGTCCCGCAATGAGGAGCTGGGCATCTGgaaaacagaggaagaggagaactCAGGAAAGGACATCACCTgtgaaaagaaaggagaaaaggtGAGACATTTCAGCTCCACCTGTGCACCACCAAGCTATTTTCTTTACTGATTTCACCACTCACGCTCTCTCTGCTGGCTCCCGGCCTGGAAAGGTCCTGGTCTGAATGCTGCTGATTCCAGCTAGAGCCAGTGGGGCCCGACATGCTGCGACCCACCCCAGGGTATGCTCCAATCTGACTGGACAGACCCACCTGGGTCAGGTGATGGAGCTGTGCACCTAGAGGTCAGTGAAACCAGTCAGCAGATACAACATTAGTAAATCATCAGCCTGTGTGGAAACAAACTGAATACAGACAAAGTCATGTGAGGTTTGTTACCTTTGGCTTTATTGTCAGAGTCATGAGAAAAAAATGCCTCGTCCCACATTAACTAACCTAATCTACAGTCCCTGGGTATTCACACACAATATGATTCTTTTCAGAAATCTTGAGAGAATGATAATTCTTTCTTTCCTAAACTGTTAGAAATGCTGTATATTTGTTGTAGTGTATGGCACCACCAGAGGGCAGCCTCTACCGCATGACCAGTCAGCTGAATTATGCGTTACCTCTGCACATTTTGACTGTTTGAGACAAGTTCAGGATCTAAAACACGTCAGAAAGTGAAAATAAGAGGAGAATATTTTAGACTCAgatttgattcattcattttactTTAATCTGTATATTTCATGGCATAAAGTTACAGAACTGAATGTATTTATTGACTCACTGAGGCCATCCTCAGTGCTGTCGCTGCCCAGCAGGGGGCCGGTCATGTATATAGCTGCAGTGACTTCTATGAACCCCCCATCATGAAAAGTAGATACCTGCTGTCAGGTCATATAAACTGAACGCACGGTGAGCTGTTATTTGTTGATGGCTGTGACTGTACCTGTGCTCCCTCCTACAGGTCGAGGTCTAGAGGAGGAGGGTGGGTCCTCATACTGCCCCCTGTTGGAGTAAATGGACTCCTGCAGCTGATCTCCAGTAGACACATACCCTCCTGAGCTCAGCCCCTGCCTgtagaaacacacagagaatgAGCTCTGGTTCTGACCTAGTACTCAGACTGGACTAAGTCTTCTGTATTCTGATACTAACCTCTGCAGAAGGCCCTGGACTGAGGTGGGGGACATCCCCAGCTCTGCATATCtctgcaggaagaagagaaagaagagaattaAACCAGAGCACGAGTTCCTGACAGAAGTATCTGCTTCATCTGCAGGTCCACACACTCACTGCAGAGAAGGGGCTGTGAGGGGGGGCTGCTGGGTAAGAGCCCCACTGCTGGTTTGGGGGCCAGCTCTGAGGGGAGGGGCTGGGCAGGGCAGAGCTTACCCCGGCGCTGCCCTGCGAGGACGGCGACACCAGGGCGAAGGCGTCATCCAGAAGAGAGTGCATCTGCTGCCGGGCCTCTTCAATGGAGGGCTGGGGGGGCATGTAGGGTGGCGGGGCCGGGGCAGGGTCAAAGACCTCGTCAGTGGGGGAGGGGCTGCCGTGGTCCGGGGGCAGGTCGGGGTCTGACTGTAGGAAATGAAGTAGAACATCAAGTCAGCGCTCTGCTGTCTTACAAAAAAAGTCCACAGGGCTCAAAAAGACTTCCTGTGTCACTCAGAGTTCAGTAACAGTGTACAGCTCTGTCCACGTCATGCTGACGACACCATCAGTAACAGATCAGATCAGCCGTGTACCTCCAAACACTCAAACattatgtgtgtctgtgaatgcTTAGAACAGGCAACATATCCAGCTCACACCTACCTTGCTTATTTGATGGTTAAATTTTGTTTGCCTCACCATGTAGGCCACGTTGTTGAGTCCGGGGTATTTCCTGTAGGTGGCGCTCTGATCGGTGAGCAGCCGGTCTCTGTCTGTGTCAGGAAGACTTCCAGGTCCTGGCTGAGCCCGCCGACTCCTAGGAGAGCGCCTCCCTCTggcaaaaaaacacaagagttTACAGTCAGGCTGGAAACAGATGGGACAATAATGAGCTTAGCTTTGGTGCTAACAGGGATGCGGTTGGTATGTCTTAAATATGATTTCTCTAGAGTTTGAGGTCTCCTGCAGGGCCTCCTCCCAACTGGGCATGTCTGGAGGTGCTCAGGAGGCACTGATCAGACTGAGAAGGAGCACGGCTCGATTCTGAGCTCCTCCTGTGTCAGGTTGAAACGGACATCTTCGAGCTAAGCTCTCTTTCTTAACCTCACAGCAGCAGTACGGTACAACTCCTGCATGGAGCACCAATCCACCAGTCCATCTCAAGCTCCACCTTCCCCTTTGTCCGCGAGCCCAAAGAGAAAAATCAGCTATTGTCCACACAGCCTCCAAGACCTACATCATTTGCAAAGAGCAGGGATAAAATGCTAAGATTCCCAAAATGCACACCTTCTTCACCCTGGCTACCCTTTGAGGTCATGTTCATGAATATTACCTACAGGATCAAAGACATGCACCAACCCTGAAGGACTGACAAGAGTATTGACTATGTGTCCTTCTGAGGACATCAGTCCcattcatctggatgtagtgttttcagtgagagaaacatttcatcatcatccacttcttctgtctttgctgcCTGCAGGTtcccccaaccttataaactgTACAATCAATTAAATCAGTGCTGCAAGTTttggtcattatgcaaatgtaatgctatgtccagatgaacagaatcaactttctgggatttccttacctgtgTGACTGAGCATGCGTCAAGGAAGTCTGAGAACACGTTTGTCTTTGAGGGAACTGAGTCAGCTTTCGCTTTAGTCACACAGAAGCAGCTGTTCATGGAGAATGAAATATTCTTTTTTCACCTCAGGTAGGGTCTGACCTTTTCCTGGAGTCGGTGGGAGTTGGGGGTGAGGCAGCATCGGCCTGCAGGATGCAGTCCATGTGGTCGTGGGCAGAGCTGTAGAGTCGCTGTGCCACCTCACTCTGAACTGGACCATCTCCAAATGCGTCCATGATGTCATCCATGGAGGGAAACTCGCACTGGCCCCGCCTCTTAGCACGCTGTCGCAGTTTGTTCCGGTGATGCTCGATCTCTGACTTGTGCCGCAGCGCCACCTGCAGGAACAGAGACGGTTGACTACAGTTAATGATGATGACCTCATGGCAAGCTGTGACTGGATGTATTCTTGTTGTCAACTCACCTCTGTGTTGACCTTTTCAGTGAGGGAGGGGCTTGGCTGTGATGGGGCATGTGGCTGCGGTGGGCTCGGACGTGGCTGCATGGCGATGAGCTGCACCTTGTTGGCCTGACGACGGGTGCCGTCAGATGACCCGCGGGACAGGCGGTCCACATGGTCAAAGATGGAGGACGAGGACAGCAGTTCGTCTGGGCCGCTGCCTGATGGAGCACCTGtggaaggagaggtcagaggacagaaaaaagtgaaaggagactTAAAGACCAACAGAGAAGTGAAAGCTCAGACTCCCAGGATGCATTTCACCAGTGACCATCTACTGAAAGCTTGCAGAGCGAGTAGGTCAGTCCCATAGACATCCATGTTAaagctttacagcagaaataaacgtgtttatgtgtgcagagctgcagtTACTGCAGAAGGATAAAAAGTGACAAGCAACCAACAAGGAGATGAAGATGGCGATGATAAGGATAATGATGAAAAAGTGGGAGAAAAAAACTTTTTCCCAGAATAAGCAGCagaagaaacaaagagagaatGAGGGAAATCCCTCAGACAGACCAAGACCCCCagcacagaggtcagaggtcatatgCAGAGGACATCCAGGAGGCTGACAACTGCGGTCAGATCTTCAGCATTACTCAGGGTTGTGTTTGTTACTGtcagagaaattattttaccagaAATAACCTTCAAACTATAGAGAAGTCTGAATATAAACATTTAGACAACAAGCATGTATATTCCAAGTGtacaagaataataaaaaagagaagTTAATAAAGTAAGAGTGGAAAGTAAAATTCGCTCCATCATTTAGTGATGATCAGTATTCAGATTTAGCTTACTGCTGATGACTCGCCTCATAAACCAGGACCTGTTCTTCCCTTTATGAGTTAAGGTATTGTTGTCGCTGGTACTGTGATTACTGGAGACGGATCGATTTGACACAGTCAcagattaattattattattgtttaatcTGTGAATTTAAAGGTTGAGCTCTTGTCTCTGCAGCATCGCAATGCTTCACGTGTTGATAGGAAATGTGGATTGGAGATCGGTGTGTGAGAAGGTGGTAATGTGTTGGCATGGTAACGTACCCATTTTGCTCCTCCCTTCAAGTAGGCAGTGCATTAAACAGAAAAGACAAAGTTTGAACAGAGCAGAGCCTCCATCCTTTGTTTACAGCCTATTCATTACAAATACTAAAGCTGATTATGTCACTGTGGCTCTCACCATTTTTGGGTGTCTTCCTGTGCTGTTTCCCCTCGCTGGGTGTGGCCACAGGTCGGGTGCTTTCTTCTGCTGACTCCCTGCCGCTCGATTGGTCGCTTCCTAACGAGTCGCCGTCTGATGGGCTGAGCCTGACAATGGACACAacaggtaaatggtaaatggcctgcatttgtatagcgcttttctagtccctaaggaccccaaagcgcttcacactacattcagtcattcacccattcacacactggcgatggcaagctacattgtagccacagctgccggATTAAGTAAAATTTTGAGATACTTCAGTAAAAATGTTCGATGTCGACGATTTCTCTGAATGAAAAATAATCGTGTCAACGAGCCAGTGAAGTTCATATTCTATATTTTTTAACAAGTTTGTTTAATAAGTCACAACATATTCCTAACCTCCCCCTGCGGCGGCTCAGCCGCGACACCTTGGTGGATGATCCTTTGGATTTGGGGGTGTTGAGGTCTCCGCCATCGGAGGGCGTGGCTTCCTTTACTGGTGCAGGAAGTGGACCGGACTCCTGGATCACCATGATGTCATCCTTACTGTGCTGACCCAGGTGAAGCTTTGCAAAGTCGAAGCCTTTAACGCTGGGAGCCTGAAGCTGACAGAGGATATGGATCAGGGGTCAGTAAGGTAACAAAAACATCATGTTGGTGGCTAAAATCCTAAGATTGCAAACACAGAGGACAGAAAAACACCAGGTGTCATCGCCTGTTAATTTTAAAGTGCCAGTCCTTTttgttgacctctgaccttttgcCTCTGCTGGATGGTGTTAATGGCGTCCGGCTGGAACTCAAGCTTCTCGGAACCGCAGAGCTTCCAGtacaggatgatgatgatgaagacggCCAGTACAACCGGGACAACAACACCGACAAtcagccagatgctgctgctCTGAGTCTCAGCTGGAGGGACAGAGATCGTCTCCACAGCTGGAAACAGAATCAAAAAGATCAAACTTTATCAATATGACACTTtctgaaccaatcagaagcaGTTTGGACACACTCAGCATTGGACTCACGTTGGGCCAGCGGTCTCTGCACACGGTGTCCAAGGACAATGGCGGCCCTTTGAAGGTCCACACGGTTCAGAGTGGCGGCGGTCACCTCAGCAGGGACCCTCTCTCCACCGGGACCCTCCACAAAGTAAAAGACCTCCAGAGGGCGCTCTGCCCCTGACAGCCTGGAGACCCGCACCACCTGAGACACAACCGGTTCAGTGCACATTCACATTGTACAGGTACACACACCTCTGTCTGGTGGCATTACATCAGCCATCATTGCCTTGTGCGTGTACCTGTAGACTGTTGTTGCCCACTGCTGTGGCTCTCTTCCAGCGCCTCCTACTGGTTTCCTGCAGTCCCTCCTCCAACAGCAGAGCCAGGCGTCTCTCCAGACGAGCCTTAAAGCTTCTCtcagccaccagctgctcctgAACTCCCAGCAGGACTGATACCACACAAAGGGGAGTTCGTCAGAGCGAAGCTAACACATACCATCATCCACACAGTACAAAAACATCataccaaaatgtaaaaaaaagagagtgggTTTCTTACCTGTACGGACCCAGGTGGAGCGCAGTTTGTGTGAAGTGTTGAGCTCAGGGTAGTGAAAGGCTgttaacagaagtttgataaAAACGCTTTACATATTGTCGGTTTAATGTTTACTGTGACATGTGATGGGTTTGTGTATCGTCTCGTACGTTCAGCGATCTGCAGCGCAGGAAATCCCACGTAGAAGCTGAACTCCACCAGGCTGAGCTTCCTCAGGTGttcactgacctctgaccccggCAGGTAGCCCCGGCCATCCCGCACCGCAAACGTGATGTCGACGGGAACCTTCTGCTCCACCGCTGGCCGGGCCACGCTTATGGTGATGTTCAGCAACTGTGTgaagaagtaaaagaaattaGAAAAGCGAACGGCTTTAAATGGTGACCACACACGAGGCAGACTCACCTGTACGGTGGCGTTCCCTCCCTCATGTAATCTCTTCCGTGTCTCTGCGTACGCCATGGTGAGCCCTCTCTCCACCCGTTCACTGAAGTTGCAGACTCGGATGTCAACATGAGTGGGAACAAACTGTAGCACAGAGTGGATCTGATACCTGAGGTCAGGTATGGTGTACAGTGGTGAAACTGTGGGAATGGGGCCGAAGCGTGGCGGCGGTCGGCGGAGGGCATTGATGACGGACATGGCAGTGAAGATCAGCGGTCCCGACACAACACGAAAGGCAAAACTGGATGGAGTTCTTAGGAACTGAAAAGGAAACAACCAGGGAAGAGTGGAAAGTTATTAACAATTTTTAAGTTTAGCTTAATATCTAATAAGGATTCAGTaaagtaaatgaataaatgaaagagaaggcattaaaaaaataaagaaaagt
The Astatotilapia calliptera chromosome 17, fAstCal1.2, whole genome shotgun sequence genome window above contains:
- the LOC113009092 gene encoding UPF0606 protein KIAA1549 isoform X4, translated to MDAVTSPGPSSSTRTRMERRTSACRQTLGVVLLVAGTLVSMVTSNSPAAVVLEFNRTTDSSSHPSSPSSSSTSSRPSPPSHPSDSGYHSNGGGAGSAEDPDSGAQGIHLLLRPPDLLSPSLPPPLPPHSQPTLTPPPPWEQGPSLEEAWGSGDYLETLSFMVPEGDEMALATPLPSHPYDGDNGGDWVSYDTSFPARPTLSLSSKLPLSPSSSTPNIPLHTQPAHPDVFPTWDEDYDLEDMIPLEPTELLLPDMNSLEYYTNLLAREREKEREREREREKEKEREKVNENDSKPVLTPTATHTHHPPSTPSSSPIAPLGLEPKHPPRQPTPPLILTPILTGEEKTPAPSATPKIPSTPTALAPKHKDYVSVPSRHPSRPPSNTTSWVPPPPPLGPPTRPERPERPTVVTEMPAKAPPTKAATTTKATTTTTTAIITTTQITAISLTRAPPVTTPRVAQTPPTRQYLCNVTKPEMYLVRVVSSKGSSAGFSQVRDLLKKDFNRSVELQFLRTPSSFAFRVVSGPLIFTAMSVINALRRPPPRFGPIPTVSPLYTIPDLRYQIHSVLQFVPTHVDIRVCNFSERVERGLTMAYAETRKRLHEGGNATVQLLNITISVARPAVEQKVPVDITFAVRDGRGYLPGSEVSEHLRKLSLVEFSFYVGFPALQIAEPFHYPELNTSHKLRSTWVRTVLLGVQEQLVAERSFKARLERRLALLLEEGLQETSRRRWKRATAVGNNSLQVVRVSRLSGAERPLEVFYFVEGPGGERVPAEVTAATLNRVDLQRAAIVLGHRVQRPLAQPVETISVPPAETQSSSIWLIVGVVVPVVLAVFIIIILYWKLCGSEKLEFQPDAINTIQQRQKLQAPSVKGFDFAKLHLGQHSKDDIMVIQESGPLPAPVKEATPSDGGDLNTPKSKGSSTKVSRLSRRRGRLSPSDGDSLGSDQSSGRESAEESTRPVATPSEGKQHRKTPKNGRSKMGAPSGSGPDELLSSSSIFDHVDRLSRGSSDGTRRQANKVQLIAMQPRPSPPQPHAPSQPSPSLTEKVNTEVALRHKSEIEHHRNKLRQRAKRRGQCEFPSMDDIMDAFGDGPVQSEVAQRLYSSAHDHMDCILQADAASPPTPTDSRKRGRRSPRSRRAQPGPGSLPDTDRDRLLTDQSATYRKYPGLNNVAYMVRQTKFNHQISKSDPDLPPDHGSPSPTDEVFDPAPAPPPYMPPQPSIEEARQQMHSLLDDAFALVSPSSQGSAGRYAELGMSPTSVQGLLQRQGLSSGGYVSTGDQLQESIYSNRGQYEDPPSSSRPRPVGGSTGAQLHHLTQVGLSSQIGAYPGVGRSMSGPTGSSWNQQHSDQDLSRPGASRESVMSFPEFSSSSVFQMPSSSLRDPSAPPLLLTSPTPEYPPEDASPSAHTSASLIKAIREELRRLAQKQAAVTSYP